attatttcaagctttTGTGTTTATATCATGACAGAAATATTTTCCACTTTGTTCAGCCAAAATGATACTCAGGGACCTCCGAGCTCCGCGGCTCTGGGTTTTGTGCCGGGAAAACCTCCTCCTCCGGTCGGCCAGAACGCAGCGCCTGGGCCGGGTCAGCTCTCAGGACAGTTCGGGGATGAGGGGCCTGCCCCACGAAAAGCTGGAGTCATGAACGAACCGTTTTATTTACTGAGAGAATTACCTGgtaaacttttacttttactctttattacatttataaagcttttaaatCATGATAAACCACATTTAGAGTAACTGATAAACATTCACATGAATACAAGTGCGAattattgtgttattttcacctataaaataataataatcactaaTGTATTcaaccaaatatatatatttactggaTTAATCTTTTTCATTTGCGTTTATTAATTAACTTATTTACTTATATGTGCAGCACATTATGACGTTTATCTTTTTATTCACGTCCAGAGCcgatttagagcagccaatccacctactggcttgttttagtttgtttaagACAGAGGAGCTTTACACCcacattttaaaatgactgTTTAATGTTTCATACACATGACATGAGGTTTTATAAAGTGCATCATCACTATAACTGGGCAGGAATTACaatcagccaatccaccttctgcacgctGGACTGTCTGATGAACCCAGAGTGGCTGAAATaacagtttatttacatttgtgttatGAACTTGActtggtgggacttgaacaacaaccttctgatcaacAGTCCAGTTCCTTAATTGCTGAGCCGACAGTGTCCATACACATGCTGAGAGAACGTGCCAAACTCCTCAAAGGTAAAGACTCAGTGTCCAGCAGGTTCTGATTCACTAGAAATGGTTTTTGGTGGGTCTTGGATGAGATCTGACCCTCCAGACAAACCTCCTTTCTGGTCAGGCACTAAAcagtggctgtgtctgagggaggagagGCCGAATTTAAAGTAATCTTCATGGCTACTAGGGTCAAGGGTCCAGCAGGAGTGGTGGAGAACTACAGGAAGCAAAGCATGTTCCTCTGTAGGAACCTGCTGAGGTCCGGGCTAGCTTGAGGCCTCTAGCTGTCAGCACTTTGCTTCTTTCTGATCCTGGggcagagaccactgttccatgtacattgTACAATTATCCATAAGCACAGACGCTCGGGTGATTTTGTTGTGCTGGTCAGGATGGTTGGAGGAGATGCACATGAGTCCAGTAACGTCCAAGATCTGGTAGAGGAACCGGAGACTGTTGGGATGATCAGCACCCGGGGACTCAGGAGTTCCAGTCAGCGACTCCATCATGTTACTGGgataaaaatcatttattttaggcaggtgtagcctagcggtgaaggtactggactagtaatcagaaggtcgctggttccatccccacctctgccaggttgccactgttgggctcttgagcaggGTCCTTAACCCTAGATTGCTGAAAatgctgttacagtactgtactgAGGCATCTGCCAAACGCCATAACTGTAAACGATgtcaatattaaatataataaaatggaAATATAGTTTGTGTCTCAGTCGGAACTGATCTGACGGGGAACACGAACCTGATCACTCACTACAGTCTGGAACACGCTTACAACAAGTTCTGCGGCAAGAAGGTGAAGGAGAAGCTCAGCAACTTCCTACCAGAGTTACCAGGTACAGAGCAGAACAAGCACCGGGGGCATGAGGTCCCTCACTGGCTAACTGTGCTGGTTCCACACTggctaactgtgtgtgtgtgtgtgtggtgtgtgtgtgtgtgtgtgtggtgtgtgtgtgtgtgtgtggtgtgtgtgtgtgtgtgtgtgtgtgtgcgcaggtaTGATCGATGCTCCAGGTGATCAGGATGGAAGTTCTCTACGGTCACTCATAGAAAAACCTCCAGTGTGTGGAAATTCATTCAGCCCACTGACAGGAACCCTGCTCACCGCGTTCAGACTCCATACAGGaccggtaacacacacacacacacacacacacacacacacttaacacacacactatacacacacacacacacacctaacacacacacacacacctaacacacacacacacttaacacacacacacacacacttaacacacacactatacacacacacacacacacacacacacctaacacacacacacacacctaacacacacacacacttaacacacacacacacacacttaacacacacacacacacacacacacacacacacacacacttaacacacacacacacacacacacacacacacacacttaacacacacacacacacttaacacacacacacacacacacacattatacacacacacacacacacttaacacacacacacacacacacaaacacacacatctaacacacacacacacacacacacattatacacacacacacacacacacacacacacatctaacagGAACCCTGCTCACCGCGTTCAGACTCCATACAGGaccggtaacacacacacacacacacacacacacacacttaacacacacactatacacacacacacacacacttaacacacacactatacacacacacacacacacacacacacctaacacacacacacacacttaacacacacacacacacacttaacacacacacacacacacacacacttaacacacacacacacacacacacacacacacacacacacacttaacacacacacacacacttaacacacacacacacacacacacattatacacacacacacacacacttaacacacacacacacacacacaaacacacacatctaacacacacacacacacacacacacattatacacacacacacacacacacacacacatctaacagGAACCCTGCTCACCGCGTTCAGACTCCATACAGGaccggtaacacacacacacacacacacacacacacacttaacacacacactatacacacacacacacacacttaacacacacactatacacacacacacacacacacacacacacacctaacacacacacacacacacacacacacacacacacacacacacacacacacctaacacacacacacacacctaacacacacacacacttaacacacacacacacttaacacacacacacacttaacacacacactatacacacacacacacacacttaacacacacactatacacacacacacacacacacacctaacacacacacacacacacacacacacacacacacacacacctaacacacacacacacacctaacacacacacacacttaacacacacacacacttaacacacacacacacttaacacacacacacacttaacacacacacacacacacacacacttaacacacacacacacttaacacacacacacacatacacacacacacacacttaacacacacacacacttaacacacacacacacacttaacacacacacacacacacacacacacacattatacacacacacacacacttaacacacacacacaaacacacacatctaacacacacacacacattatacacacacacacacacacacacacactatacacacacatctaacacacacacacacattatacacacacacacacacatctaacacacacacacacacacacacacacacacacacacacacacacttaacacacacacacacacacacatctaacacacacacacacatataacacacacacacacacacacctaacacacacacatctaacacacacacacctgaacactGGCCTGGTAATCAGACTGTTACTAAAACACAGGTGAGATCAGAGCCCACAGTAAAGATTTTGGGGGGGTGTTTGATCCTGAAGCATGCTTTATCAGTGATGGTATAACTCTGGTGTATAATAACCGCGCTGTACGCCGCGTCTGAGCCccactgatgatgatgatgatgatgatgatgatgatgatgatgattgttGTTTTCCTGTGTTAGCTCCCAGAGCAGTACAGACTCATGCACATCCAACCTCCCAAGAAAAAGAGCAAACATAAACACAGACACCATCGACCCCAGGACCCCATCCCTCCAGGtaacccccccccacacacacacacacacccccacacctaCACACCCTGCCCTCACGTCCAccccacactcactcactgtggTCCATCAGCAGAGATGCCGTCAGACGCAGAtcccaaaaagaagaagaagaagaaggacgAGGATCCAGAGcgcaagaagaaaaagaaggacaagaagaagaagaaggtgaGTGGAGCAGCGtagtgggggtgggggggggggggtgtttgtgagctgttcttcatttattttatttcaacaCTTTATTCCTCACAGAATCGACACAGTCCAGATCATCCCAGCGTTCCCACCTCACAGCCCAGCAGCAACAGTCTCAGATAGAGGGCGTACTGGGCGTGAACGTGGGCGTGGTTTTGTACGTGAGCTGTGATTATTACTGAAGTTCTGTTCCCcgtgttttattaaataaacgGTTTGTATTTGCTCCCACTGGTTCAGTGTGTTTGATTCATATAAATAAGGAATTTGATTCAGATACAGAACACTAGGGGGCGGTGTGGATGAGTGAGAGGAGGGCGGGGCAggtaaaggtgttcagtggttTTTGGGTTAAAGGTGGACGGTGGTGAGGACACGAGTGACTTAGAATTATgacaatacaatttaagcagttgaggattaagggcctcgctcaggggcccgacgtggtggtgctggggcttgaaccagcgaccttctgatcgcAAGTATTGTACCTTATTTGCCGCCCTCATGGATcattttggcatgttctccataTCAGTGTGGTTTTGCTTCCAGTACTCTGGATTCCAGGCACCTCCCATGGTCGTGTcagagggtggattggctgctcattGCTAATTGATGCGATTGTGTGGCGAGTGCTtgtggacccaccgtgaccctgatcggTATGACAGGAGCATTCTGGTATTCTAACCCTGTGGTAACGTATTAGGGAAGGTCgcttcctgtttcagcatcacATAgtgaggtgcagcagtgtttccAGCATCTGACCTCTGTAGTGTTCTTGTGCCTGAATGGaagccaccggtcggctgggcgccatctagcgggcatagtcggcagtgcctgcagcagacacggttctgctagggtgggatgaccggactatgtgggcggggtcaaacgctgtgtaaggaccctgattagcagatagaggcgcctgtgcagagtgcatgggtggaaaagagttcggaggaggcgtgagcagcgataaactgggagaaaatgcagaaataaaatagaagtaaataaataaacacgacATGAACAtttgaaacgttttatttaaaaagatcaCAAACAAGTCCGAGGTTTTTTATACCTCCAGCAGAATGTTTTTAAGGCACCAGGTTATTAaattcctttatttttattttaaatctctTTGGTGTTGAAATGTCTGCAGATTCCTGTTGCATAGTTAAATAAATCACGCCCACGTTACAAACCCTCGAAGTCTTTGGTGAATGAAACAGAACCGCTGGAGCCGCGGCTGAGGTAGCTCGTCTACGTTAGCGTCTAAACTactgagtgtgtattagtggaCAAAATAgggcgtgtctgagggagggagggtgaaACGGGGTTTGTACTAATTACTGCTGtaacagcgactcctgctggTGGGTCGAGGtggaacacacacagagagcgcAGCGTGACTCTCCGGGCGCTTCCATCGCTGGGTGGAGTAAAGAAGTGGTCGGGGGGGGGCAGGAACCAGCCTGCGTCTCCTCCTGACCGGCGTGTGGGTGGTGCAGGCAGCAGAGGGAACTGGCTACACAGGTTTTTTTGGAGGGGCGGGGGAGGGGCGGTGGGTCGTGGGTGCgacagaagaaagaaaaaacaaagcgAAGGTTAAAGCTGCACTTTTTGGAGCGCGGAGACCCTCTGAGgttaaacactaataataaaactcatcacagtgccccccccccccccatattccttccaatctagtcatatccaattccctgatcgTAGTTCACCTctcctgctgcagacctccagtcGGTGATTGTTCTGTGGCTACACGTGCACTATATgaccagcgtcctgcacagagccctgacctcacacccaatcaacagctctgggatgaaccggatcGACTGAGGCTTTCTGGACGTTcactgactgaacgggcacaaattcccacacacagacacttcagTCTTGTGGGAAGCTTCTCAGAACAGCGGCTGTTATTCTATATTTTTGTCCAGGATCCAGGAAACACATTAAAACCAAAGTTACTTCATAAAAATGGTAGTAATCTGCTCCCACTGTGgtgtacaagatgtaacataaagcctccacaaggggcgctcttgtacaagtttattttgtctttaagtgtctgttaaaatgtgtttattttttgtctgCGACCCAGACGTTATTTTTCGGCTCGCAACCCCCAGGGTTTGAAACATTTTACACTAAATCCTCTGTCCCAGCGctccccaaccactgggccccggaccggtaccggtctgtgtgtcatttattaccaggacGCACaagaagaataaataattagagacgctacaagagcaatgagaacgctgcttccatttccaacacacttcaggtgttattgtctcatTGCAGAGAATAAAGCTCAGGGTTCCACTGATCCATCATGTGTGCGTAGTATCGTTATTCTATTCTAaatcccccccaccccaccccacccctgccggtccgtgatgttatatcttatatgaaaccggtccgtgctgCTCTAACCAGTAAAACTAGTTTAATGCTTACTGATCCTGCTTTGAAATTCCGAGGCGTTCATTAAAACGTTTAGCACCAGCGTGTGGACGCACTAATGATTATCGATAATCGGACGAGCCCTGCGTTACTGGCCGCCCTCTTGGCATCAAAAACcctcattaattaattcattcattttaataagCGTGATGCGTTCAATTCCCCCTCCGTCCTCTGTTAAAAACAGTTCCCTAGTCGTGATTTCACCTTTTATAGAAAGAAGCTCTATCATCACGCATCACCTGCAGCACGAATAACAAATAAATCACCTCCCTCGTTCATTCAGTCATGTTTAACTGACCGGTctacctggtcagggtcgtgatgGGTCCACTGTCACCAAGcagtgccacccagaaacactggacactTCTTAACACCAGGGGGCAGCAGAGAGAAGTCAACCCACCTTCTCTGTGACTTcaaatggagaaaaaaaacatgtgtgcacagggagaacatgttaaactcTTCAAACAAGATCAAACCCGACTCTGATATGCAGCACCCACAGGACTccggctgcgtcccaaatcgcaCACAGATGACGAATCGGTACACAGCCACGGCtgtcattatactgtatattaaaaccttattattattatttagctcCAGGGTCTATTACGCCTGGTTCCTGTTGACCTGTAGTTTGGTAGGTTCTCCCTACACATGCTTTCCTCCCAGTGTCATCTGGAGGCTGAAGGTTTGGCACCCTGTGTGGGGtgcagacccaccgcgaccctggtcAGGCAGTGACTGAATAAACGAGGAATGTGGTTTGTTGTTGTTTCGGTTTGTGAACGCAGCCTAAACTAACACGGAAAGTAAGAGCAGGGTCTAGGCCTCTACAGGGCGTGGCTGTTGATGCCGTTGGCTTCTGATTGGGTGAGAGTCTGGCCCTCGGAGACGTCCTGCCGTGCCGCTCTGTCCCGCACCAGGCGCCGGCGGTGGTAGAACAGGTAACCCGGCAAGAGGAAGCCGGACAGGGAGAAGATCAGCAGGACCAGGTTAATCTGGATAAATAAGAGGATAAAGATCCATTAGAGACACGCTGAGCGCCCCCCGGAGGTCGGGCGGGGTATCACGGCAAGTCCTGAAGCAGTAAAGCATCCTCACACCCTCAGTCCACCTCCACCACCACGCCTGAGGCGTTCTTGTGTTAGCCTGAAGCGTTCTTGTGTTAGCCTCGGGCGTGGTGGTGGAGGTGGACTGAGGGTGTGAGGATGCTTTACTGCTTCAGGACCGGCCAGGCCTGATGAGGGCACAAATCCCTCTCCTAACAGTACAACATCTCTTACCCAGTACGGGTCTCCCTTTAAGGGCCCCACCATGGCCATGAAGAGCGGCTGCTGCAGCAGGGCGAACACGGCGCTGATGGTGGACTGCAGGCCGGTCAGGGTCCCGAAGTGGTTAGACGGATACCTGCACAAGCACGGGGAGGAAGATcacattatcaatattattactgATCAGGGGGGTCATGTGATGTTCTTACAAACACAAGATCAATCATTCTCACtcatacaagtgtgtgtgtgtgtgtgtgtgtgtgtgtgtgtgtgggtgggtgggtgtgtggatctctgtatgagtgtgtgtgagtgtatctgtgtgtgtttgtgtgcatgtgtttttgtgtgtgtgtgtgtatcagtgagtgagtgtgtgtatctgagtgtgtgtatctgagtgtgtgtgtatcagtgtgtgtatcagtgtgtgtgtgtgtgtatcagtgtgtgtgtgtgtgtgaaaatctCTATttgagtgtgtgcatgtatgtgtgagtgtttttgtgagagtgtgtgagtgtatcagtgtgtatcagtatgtgtgtgtgtgagtgtttttgtgtgtaagtgtatctgtgtttgtatctctgtgagtgtgtatcagtgtaagtgtgtgtgtgtgtgtgtgtgtgtaagtaagtgtatctgagtgtgtatctctgtgagtgtgtatcagtgtaagtgtgtgtgtgtgtgtgtatctgagtgtgtgtgtatctatttgtgaatttccccactgtgggactaataaaggattatcttatcttatgtgTGTGCGCGtatcagtgtgtgagtgtgtgtctgagcgtgtgtgtatatcagtgtgtgtgtgagtgtgtgtatctgagtgtgtcagtgtgtgagtgtgtgtatctgtgtgtattagtgtgtgtgtgtgtatctgtgtgtgtgtgtgtgtgtgtgtgtgtgtgtgtgtatacgtacaCAGCAGCGTACAGTCCTCCACAGCAGGAGTGGATGAATCCTCTGACCATGGTGTGCAGGATGAAGGTCAGGATCTAGAGCAGGAGCAGCAGATGAAGATCAGGGTGAGTTTGGAATGTGGAGTTGGGATTCAGAACAGAAACTCAGACGTTCTCAGACGTTCTCGTCACCTCAGACCTGCTCGACTAACCACATTctcaccactaacacacacctgtaaCCTCTGACTCAGACTGAAGGAAGTAAAAGTATGTATCAGTCAGTCATTGTTTacatcaccaccaccagaggAAACCAAGCAGTGTGATGAGTtagtgtgatgagtgtgtgatgaGTTAGTGCCGGTGATCACCTGTAGTGGTAGGTTGTTGATGAGCGTGATGATGAGTGTTTGATGGGTGAGTGTTATGTGGGTGATGAGTTAGTATGATGAGTTAGTGTGATGAGTAGTCTGATCACCTGCAGTGGTAGGCTGTCGAATCAGTGATGTGATGAGTGGGTGATGAGTATGTGATGCGTATGTGATTAGTGTGATGAGTTAGTGTGATGAGTGAGTGTTATGTGGGTGATGAGTTAGTGTGATGAGTGAGTGTTATGTAGGTGATGAGTTAGTGTGATGAGTTAGTGTGATGAGTGAGTGTTATGTAGGTGATGAGTTAGTGTGATGAGTGAGTGTTATGTGGGTGATGAGTTAGTGTGATGAGTTAGTGTGATGAGTGAGTGTTATGTAGGTGATGAGTTAGTGTGATGAGTTAGTGTGATGAGTTAGTGTGATGAGTGAGTGTTATGTAGGTGATGAGTTAGTGTGATGAGTGAGTGTTATGTGGGTGATGAGTTAGTGTGATGAGTTAGTGTTATGTAGGTGATGAGTTAGTGTGATGAGTTAGTGTGATGAGTTAGTGTGATGAGTGAGTGTTATGTAGGTGATGAGTTAGTGTGATGAGTGAGTGTTATGTGGGTGATGAGTTAGGGTGATGTTAGTGTGATGAGTGAGTGTTATGTAGGTGATGAGTTAGTGTGATGAGTTAGTGTGATGAGTGAGTGTTATGTAGGTGATGAGTTAGTGTGATGAGTGAGTGTTATGTAGGTGATGAGTTAGTGTGATGAGTGAGTGTTATGTGGGTGATGAGTTAGTGTGATGAGTTAGTGTGATGAGTGAGTGTTATGTAGGTGATGAGTTAGTGTGATGAGTGAGTGTTATGTAGGTGATGAGTTAGTGTGATGAGTGAGTGTTATGTAGGTGATGAGTTAGTGTGATGAGTTAGTGTGATGAGTGAGTGTTATGTAGGTGATGAGTTAGTGTGATGAGTTAGTGTGATGACTGTGTGATGAGTGGGTGTTATGTGTGTGATGAGTtagtgtgatgagtgtgtgatgaGTTAGTGCCGGTGATCACCTGTAGTGGTAGGTTGTTGATGAGCGTGATGATGAGTGTTTGATGGGTGAGTGTTATGTGGGTGATGAGTTAGTATGATGAGTTAGTGTGATGAGTAGTCTGTGATCACCTGCAGTGGTAGGCTGTCGAATCAGTGATGTGATGAGTGGGTGATGAGTATGTGATGCGTATGTGATTAGTGTGATGAGTGAGTGTTATGTGGGTGATGAGTTAGTGTGATGAGTGAGTGTTATGTGGGTGATGAGTTAGTGTGATGAGTGAGTGTTATGTAGGTGATGAGTTAGTGTGATGAGTGAGTGTTATGTAGGTGATGAGTTAGTGTGATGAGTGAGTGTTATGTGGGTGATGAGTTAGTGTGATGAGTTAGTGTGATGAGTGAGTGTTATGTAGGTGATGAGTTAGTGTGATGAGTTAGTGTGATGAGTGAGTGTTATGTAGGTGATGAGTTACTGTGATGAGTGAGTGTTATGTAGGTGATGAGTTAGTGTGATGAGTTAGTGTGATGAGTGAGTGTTATGTAGGTGATGAGTTAGTGTGATGAGTGAGTGTTATGTGGGTGATGAGTTAGGGTGATGAGTTAGTGTGATGAGTGAGTGTTATGTAGGTGATGAGTTAGTGTGATGAGTTAGTGTGATGAGTGAGTGTTATGTAGGTGATGAGTTAGTGTGATGAGTGAGTGTTATGTGGGTGATGAGTTAGTGTGATGAGTTAGTGTGATGAGTGAGTGTTATGTAGGTGATGAGTTAGTGTGATGAGTGAGTGTTATGTAGGTGATGAGTTAGTGTGATGAGTGAGTGTTATGTAGGTGATGAGTTAGTGTGATGAGTTAGTGTGATGACTGTGTGATGAGTGGGTGTTATGTGTGTGATGAGTTAGggtgatgagtgtgtgatgaGTGATCACCTGTAGTGGGAGGTTGTCGATGAGTGATGTGATGCCGAACAGGATGAGCAGCAGGTTGGTTAGGCTGAAAGCTCTCATGGCGTTTGTGATCTTCTGGATCTTTCTGTCGCGCTTCGGTTTGTTGGTGGAGCTGCAGAGGAAAATCAAAACCTCAGTAGCTGCTcatgcaaaagtattcacaccccaggAACCGTGTGTGGACCTGCAACACCAAACTCTGCCCACCATCAGAACAACGATATACAGGATATCTGAGGCTATAGGTGTTTCCAGCCGTAATAAGGGAGGTAAGAGAACCCAACTAATGACCTCCAAAGTGCTGTGCTGAGATGAAGAACgtgttggatggacaaccatctcaGCAGCCTCCATAACCAGAAACAGGCTTTTATGAATGAAATGATAAACGTGTCTCCAGCCTCATACCTTCCAGCTCCTCCAGGAACTTTTGGCTCCTCACGTTCCTTCATCTTCCAGTCCATGATGTAGCCGATCAGCGGGCAGGTGACCAAGCAGAGGAGCTGCAGAGTCCCAAAGATGTACGAGTAGAGACtcactggaacacacacacacacacacacacacacactttaaaattaATGACAGCGCTTCAGTCAGTACGTCAGTCATCTTTCCAGCTGATCTCGAGTCAGTACATTGGTCCAGAGTAAAGCTGATGACTGAAGTGAGAACATCACGACTACATACCCcgagcaggcataacattatgaccactgagaggtgaggtgaataacactgattatctcttcatcacggcacctgttagtgagtgtgtgtgtgggggggggggggtattaggcagcaggtgaacattttatcctcaaagttgatgttagaagcaggtaaaatgggcaagcgtgagaatctgagccagtttgacgaggaccaaattgtgatggctagacgactgggtcagagcatctccaaacctgcagctcttgtgcagtggtcagtatctatcaaaagtgctccaaggaaggaacagtggtaaaccggcgacagggtcatgggcggccaaggctcattgattcacgagGTGAGCGAAGGCTGGagcgtgtggtccgatccaacagatgagcacCCACAAAAACATGTATTTCAGACAgaagaaaataaacagaacttTTTAGTAAGATGCCAGGATGAAGCTCTCAAAGAAGAGGACATCACAGCTACATGCAGGAGGCtcactgatgttttggggttgctttgctgctcaATCGAATCTAAGCAGGACATTTCAGAGCAGAACATACAGCACAGTTTCAGAAAGTTGTGCCTCAATCACAGCACACAGGTCTTGGAACAGGACGAGGATGAAGCTCTAGGTCATTCTAAAGTGTCATGATCTGAGCTGAACCGTCCAGCTGGAGGTCAGAACCCCTGAATCCTGAGGGATCTGGACCAGTTTTATTCAGAATGACAGAAAATCCTGGACTTCAGTCGGTGCCTCCAAACGCTGCCTGagaaaatattcagttcagGATTCCAATATTTCTGGCCACGCCTGaatgtctgatcaactcattaTGGTGGCAGTCATGGATGAAGAAATCATTCGTTAATCTGACTGAACATCAGAGGTGCTATGGGTTCACATCCCTCACCTTTCTCTTCTGCGTCCAGCTGCAGTTCCTCAGAGGCTGAAAgagacaaaaaaacaataaaactcaataaaatataatcaataaaaacagcaaACGATTCCAAAAAACACGAACCAATCCCCAAACTCCCAACAACTAATCACTGCTCAGAACATGAGAAGAGGTAAGCACATGCTGTCCTTCTGGGTTTGGCCCGTTTGGGTTTGGTTACTTTGGGTTTGGTTCTGTTGGGGTTTGGTTCTGTTGGGTTTGGCCCTGTTTTTGGTCTCCTGAGATGTCTGGACTTACGGTGAGGGTCTCCATGCGTGACCATGAACTCCAGCATCTTGTTCATGGCTCCCATGTAGAAGATGATGCGGAGCTGAGACATGCCCATGGTCACCAGGCTCCAGAGGAAGATGGGCGAGAAGACGGAGCGACGGAACGGAACCGAGGCTgcaggagagagagagcaggAGATCAGGTTAGTGTATCGGGTCTCATCCCCAAAGTAACTCATGATCAGGCGTCTACAAACTTTTGGCTCTACAGTGTAGAATTACTGCAGAGGTACAGTAGAGGTACAGTAGAGGTACAGCAGAGGTACAGCAGAGG
The nucleotide sequence above comes from Trichomycterus rosablanca isolate fTriRos1 chromosome 8, fTriRos1.hap1, whole genome shotgun sequence. Encoded proteins:
- the med19a gene encoding mediator of RNA polymerase II transcription subunit 19-A isoform X4 — translated: MTEIFSTLFSQNDTQGPPSSAALGFVPGKPPPPVGQNAAPGPGQLSGQFGDEGPAPRKAGVMNEPFYLLRELPVGTDLTGNTNLITHYSLEHAYNKFCGKKVKEKLSNFLPELPGMIDAPGDQDGSSLRSLIEKPPVCGNSFSPLTGTLLTAFRLHTGPLPEQYRLMHIQPPKKKSKHKHRHHRPQDPIPPEMPSDADPKKKKKKKDEDPERKKKKKDKKKKKNRHSPDHPSVPTSQPSSNSLR
- the med19a gene encoding mediator of RNA polymerase II transcription subunit 19-A isoform X3 produces the protein MTEIFSTLFSQNDTQGPPSSAALGFVPGKPPPPVGQNAAPGPGQLSGQFGDEGPAPRKAGVMNEPFYLLRELPVGTDLTGNTNLITHYSLEHAYNKFCGKKVKEKLSNFLPELPGMIDAPGDQDGSSLRSLIEKPPVCGNSFSPLTGTLLTAFRLHTGPLPEQYRLMHIQPPKKKSKHKHRHHRPQDPIPPAEMPSDADPKKKKKKKDEDPERKKKKKDKKKKKNRHSPDHPSVPTSQPSSNSLR
- the med19a gene encoding mediator of RNA polymerase II transcription subunit 19-A isoform X1; protein product: MTEIFSTLFSQNDTQGPPSSAALGFVPGKPPPPVGQNAAPGPGQLSGQFGDEGPAPRKAGVMNEPFYLLRELPVCVSVGTDLTGNTNLITHYSLEHAYNKFCGKKVKEKLSNFLPELPGMIDAPGDQDGSSLRSLIEKPPVCGNSFSPLTGTLLTAFRLHTGPLPEQYRLMHIQPPKKKSKHKHRHHRPQDPIPPAEMPSDADPKKKKKKKDEDPERKKKKKDKKKKKNRHSPDHPSVPTSQPSSNSLR
- the med19a gene encoding mediator of RNA polymerase II transcription subunit 19-A isoform X2; translation: MTEIFSTLFSQNDTQGPPSSAALGFVPGKPPPPVGQNAAPGPGQLSGQFGDEGPAPRKAGVMNEPFYLLRELPVCVSVGTDLTGNTNLITHYSLEHAYNKFCGKKVKEKLSNFLPELPGMIDAPGDQDGSSLRSLIEKPPVCGNSFSPLTGTLLTAFRLHTGPLPEQYRLMHIQPPKKKSKHKHRHHRPQDPIPPEMPSDADPKKKKKKKDEDPERKKKKKDKKKKKNRHSPDHPSVPTSQPSSNSLR